CTTGAGCGCATTTATGTCCTTGCTAAGGAACCCGGCACCGGAAACCGCGTTACTGTCACTGGTGATGTCCTCCGACTTCGACGGCGGCTCGAACGCCATCCAGTTCACCACCGCCACCCGGTTGTGGTCAGGGCTGCCCGCCAGCAAATACCGCTGCTCGCGGTATTGGGCCTGAGCCACATCATTGCGGTCGTTCATACCTTTGGCGACGTTGCTGAACAGGCCGGGGATTTGGTAGGTCGTGTACTTCGCCGCGTCCAGGTCACCGAAACTGATCGCGGCACCGGGTATGGCGGGGTTGAAACTGATCAACTGCCGAGGCGGCTCAGTCTTCCATTGCCCGTTGTAAGTCATCGTGTCCCAGACCCCGATGACGGCGGCCATCTCCGCGTCACTCATGCCCCCCGGACGGTCACCGTGATTGCTGTTGTATACATCGATCAGGTCCTTTCGTCGCTTCAGCTCGACTCTGTTCGCGGCGTCCCTGGCGGTGTTTGTTACGCCTTGGAGGTTGCCGATGATCCCGGGGAAGGCTTCGATAAGGAGCAACTGAGTCTCGCCGACGGTGACTTTCCCCGTGTCAGTGTTCACTGTGTGACCGAGGCTGATCCACCATGCTGTGGTCACGGCAGGGTTGTATTCCTGCTGGTGCAGGAGTCCTTTGAGTCGGTCTTTGTTCGCGGGGACGGCGAGCCAGGCTTTCAATTGCGCCCCGTTGAGGGCCGCGAGGTCGTTCAAACTTACTTGCCCGGGTGGTGCGTACTGTATGAGAGCCCCGTTCAGCGCTGTGTCAGCCAAAGAACCGATGCCGGCTGTTTCGAACGCGGTGGCGACCTGCTCTATCCAATCGGCGTCTGCTGCGTTGGCAGCGAGCAGCCGCTCAAAACCGGCAACAAACGACTCATTCTCGATGTTCACCCACGAACACGACGCGGTGAATCCACTCCAAGCATTCCTGACGCTGCTGAAGTGTGAGTTCAGGGTGTTGGTGGCGGTCCGGGACACCGACGCGAAGCCGCGCAGCTTGCCCGGATCTGCCGAGGTGGTTCCGGTACCTGGTCCGCCGGGGAACCGAGTCCGGGCCCGCGGGGAAAACACAGCTGAAACAGCCGGTGCTGGGACCGGCGTTCTCTCGGGCATCGGGTCCACGGTCATCGTTGCGATGGTCACAGCCTTGTGCAAAAGACCCCCGGACAAGAGTTCCTGTTTACGGATATTGTCCCGTTGCTGCCAGGCGGCGAGTTTCTTTAGCCGGGACTTCTCTTGTTGGGCCCTGTGCTTGGCGTCCCGAACGTCCTCAGAAAGGGCTGCCAGAATGCCCGCCAGCTGGCCGCGGTCCTCGGACCTGATGCCACAGGCCTCGATGAACAAGCGTGCATAGCCGCCCTTGAAGTCCACCAGTACCTGTTCCACAGCTCCGTTCAGGAAGCCTCCTTCAGCGCGCAGAACCTCGTCGGCGGAGTCCGCGGCACGGATCAACGCATCAGCTGCGCCATCGTCAAAAGCAATCTCCATGCACGTCCCCCACAGCGAACAATAAATCCAACGACTAGCATAACCGCTGATTGCTTCTCTTGAGGGTCTACGCAGACGGATGACTTTAGGATGGACGAATGTCCGATGAAATCAAGAAGCACCGGTTCCTGACCATTGAACAGGTCGCCAGGAACTCAATGTCTCCGTGAGCCAGATCAGAGCGCTGCTGAAAGCAGGAGACCTTCGCGGTATCCAAATCGGTGTCGGAGCGTGTGGCGCATTGCTGCCACTGATGTCGAGGACTACATCACTGAGGCGTACAAGCTGACGGCCGAGCGTATTGCCGCCGGCGAGCTGCCGGAGTGAGTGCCTGGCCTATCCATCAGATGTCACCAGATGTCCCAAACCACCCCGGCGAACCTGTCGGCTGTGTCGGATCTGGCTTCCTCGTCGCCCAGCGGTTCCAGCACGCACAGCAGGGCCCGGGCGAATCTCGTACCGGCATTTTCCAACTGCGTGGACATCTCGAACTGATTCAGATAGTCCCAGCATTTTTCTTTGGCTGTTTCCAGGGTGTCCGGAGTTCCCTTGCCGGATATCCAATAGGCGTCAGCTGTGGTTAGAACCGGCTGAAGCTCCATCGGCAATGAAATTTCTCTGATGAAGTGCAGCAGCACCAGCATGAGGGCTTTCCACGGGTCTGTTTCCTTTGCCTCTGCGATGACCGCTGCAGCGGAGCGCAGTTCCAGTGAGGTCAGGGGGCCATGCAAGTCACGCACATCCGGAAAGGGTGCGCCACCGATGATCTTGTTGAGTTCCTGCCTGACCGCCTCTGCGGCTGCGGGGTCACCGTCGTAGTAGTCCTCCCAGAAGCCGGGCACGAGCCAGCTGGTCGGTGCGAAGACCAGCGTGCCGCCCTCACGGATGCGGGCCTCCCAGCTATCAGGCACGGTGCCATCCACGGTGATGAACGCTGTGGAGTCGAACAAGGCAAGGCCGTTTTCATTATCGGCGAGAAGCCGAAGCAATACACGCCCGCCTGGGTAAGCAAGCAACGAGACCACATGGTATTCAGCGTCGAGAGTGAGCCATGGACTGGATTCCAGTGTTCCCCGTCCGTCGTTGGTGAGGAGCTGCGTGCATCTGACCTTCACTTGTTAGATCCTTCGTGCGCTGGGACTGTACCCGAGGTGACTTTCCTGGGGGCTAAGTTGCAGCGCGAGCTCACGAAGCCGTCGAGGCCGGAAGGGCTTGATCAGATAAGCACCGCCGCCGTCATTATCTGTCCCGGCGACAAACGAACTACGTGGTAGGTCGAATACAAGGTGACCTTACAAACTCCAATACGGCGCGCGTGCAGGCGGATCTGTGACTGCTTAGTGGATGCGGAATTGCGTTAGTGATGGATTCATGTTGTCAAGTCTTGCCCAAAATTCAGCTCCGGTTATGCGTTAGTCTCTTCATTGGACAAAGTGTTCTGCTGATTCTTTGCATGCCCTCAAAAGGAAGATTGTTTTATGACCAACCCGAATTACCCTCACCCGCCGCAGAATGACGACGTAGCCGCGCCGCTGTATGGTGCCAGAATTGGGCAAGCAATTAGTCGCTTCTTCCGCAAGTACACGGTCTTCCACGGGCGTGCGTCGAGAAGCGAGTTCTGGTGGGTCGCCCTGGCCCACGCAGCACTGTCGTTAATTCCGGCCGTCGTCCTGAGTGTTGGTGTTGTCATCGGAGTCTCCTATGCCTCGAGCAATCAGGAGCCGGTCTACTACAACAACGGCAACGGAACACAGACCCTTCTCGGCCATTCCCAGCCTGGGATTCTCGAGAATCCCACCGCTGCTGTTCTCATCTTCGTTGGGGCCGCGATCTTGGCCCTGCTCTTCCTCGCTACCGTGGTTCCTTTTCTGGCGCTGTCGTGGCGTCGCCTGCACGACGCCAACTTTCCCGGCCCGTTCTACTTCTTTTCAGCGGTTCCCTTCATTGGCTCTTTGATCCTTCTCTTTCTCCTAGCCCAGCCGTCAAAGGATGACGGGCGTCGATTCGATCGCCCCGTAACGCCGGACATGCCTCTGACCCAGCCTTGACCGTGGCTCCGGGTGCAGAGTTGGTGCTGCAGGCGTCGCCGGTGCGGTCCTGAGATCGGCGGGGGCTGGATTCGTGATGAGCCATCACGCGAGCTTTTGACGCGCCTGAGGATGGGTGACTGAGTACCTCGAGATTGAGGACGCCTCGGATCAACGGCTACGGCATGACTTCCGCACTAACGAGGCCTTCAATCTCAGACGGTAGACATGCGTTGGCCTTGGAGGTCCGGTAATTCAAGGCGGCAAAAAGGAAGTGTGGACAATGTCCACACTTCTCGCCCCGGACTACCTCATACAGCGGCCGAACTGGCCCGGATTCCGCATGTTTCCGCCACTTCCCAGCAATGACAAGGCCCTGAATCCCGGTCGAGTCCCACCCCGGGCACGGCATACCCCCTCGTCAGAGGGCGTTTTTGCTTTGACGTGTGTACAGATGTGGACACGAGTCTCTGTTGTGTGGTGCCGGCTTGTGCCTGGCCGCCGGTTGGTCTGTTCAGTTATGGGGGAGCAGGTCCGGGATCCTTGGCTGGTGGGCCCTCCGCGTGCTCTGAGCTTGGTGTATGCGTTCTCCTCTTGGTTCGTCGCGTAGGTCGTGGTTGGCCTACACCTCTTCATGGGGAGGGGACAGAGCGCTGCATGACTTCGAGAGCATGCGTCGGGATCACCTGGCTCCGGCTCGTTCCCGCAACAAGGACCCTGGCTGGTGGATCCTTTGCTACGCCTAGGGGCCCGTTGTGCGTTGTCCAAACCTGGAACTGCTTCTACGGCTGGCCACAGTTGTTGCATTTCTACCGGGGTCCACACAGGGGCAATGCGGGGGACTGGCCT
Above is a genomic segment from Arthrobacter sp. YN containing:
- a CDS encoding alpha/beta hydrolase; its protein translation is MEIAFDDGAADALIRAADSADEVLRAEGGFLNGAVEQVLVDFKGGYARLFIEACGIRSEDRGQLAGILAALSEDVRDAKHRAQQEKSRLKKLAAWQQRDNIRKQELLSGGLLHKAVTIATMTVDPMPERTPVPAPAVSAVFSPRARTRFPGGPGTGTTSADPGKLRGFASVSRTATNTLNSHFSSVRNAWSGFTASCSWVNIENESFVAGFERLLAANAADADWIEQVATAFETAGIGSLADTALNGALIQYAPPGQVSLNDLAALNGAQLKAWLAVPANKDRLKGLLHQQEYNPAVTTAWWISLGHTVNTDTGKVTVGETQLLLIEAFPGIIGNLQGVTNTARDAANRVELKRRKDLIDVYNSNHGDRPGGMSDAEMAAVIGVWDTMTYNGQWKTEPPRQLISFNPAIPGAAISFGDLDAAKYTTYQIPGLFSNVAKGMNDRNDVAQAQYREQRYLLAGSPDHNRVAVVNWMAFEPPSKSEDITSDSNAVSGAGFLSKDINALKAVQASLGNTARNNIDAISYGAITTFEAAHKDGLPVDSITTHGSIGTPYDVDSVRDLKLSPGSEVYQTVFSADDRVLGGRAVRSLVAQAGNGPPTIWPREQHSNASQTLAGATTIGSDGQDTLAPTTKHGALKGDGDANGYSDLGTESSVNQAKISLGRTGTLTNSGKPVTPGH
- a CDS encoding DUF805 domain-containing protein; the protein is MTNPNYPHPPQNDDVAAPLYGARIGQAISRFFRKYTVFHGRASRSEFWWVALAHAALSLIPAVVLSVGVVIGVSYASSNQEPVYYNNGNGTQTLLGHSQPGILENPTAAVLIFVGAAILALLFLATVVPFLALSWRRLHDANFPGPFYFFSAVPFIGSLILLFLLAQPSKDDGRRFDRPVTPDMPLTQP